A genomic segment from Aegilops tauschii subsp. strangulata cultivar AL8/78 chromosome 1, Aet v6.0, whole genome shotgun sequence encodes:
- the LOC109760731 gene encoding uncharacterized protein → MPPRRRGSSGYRGVRTRPNGRYSAEIRSGDVRLGLGMFRTAHEAARAYDAAAWRLERPPSQMNFRDVHTREQAQAVAPPPRLITDQDRADHIRLQRRLLVAEEDERAMAEWRRRHPEDVANERAYWAERTARRRTERADRRRRKALAISQCDIVEAGGRSIFMSDDERWEDIWIDTSDSTSEDEDSE, encoded by the coding sequence atgccgccgcgccgccgggGATCTTCAGGCTACCGCGGCGTCCGCACGCGCCCCAACGGCCGGtactccgccgagatccggtccGGCGACGTCCGGCTCGGCCTCGGCATGTTTCGGACCGCGCACGAGGcggcccgcgcgtacgacgcggcggcgtggcgcctagAGAGGCCTCCGTCCCAGATGAACTTTCGGGACGTCCACACGCGCGAACAGGCGCAGGCCGTCGCCCCTCCGCCTCGTCTGATCACGGACCAGGACCGTGCGGACCACATTCgcctgcagcgccgcctcctcgtcgccgAGGAAGACGAGCGAGCCATGGCGGAGTGGCGCCGGCGCCACCCGGAGGACGTCGCCAACGAGCGCGCCTACTGGGCGGAGAGGACGGCAAGGCGCCGCACGGAGCGGGCGGACCGGCGTCGGCGGAAGGCTTTAGCGATATCGCAGTGCGATATCGTTGAAGCAGGTGGGAGGTCGATCTTCATGTCAGACGACGAACGTTGGGAGGATATATGGATCGATACCTCGGACAGCACCTCCGAGGATGAGGACTCGGAGTAG
- the LOC120972721 gene encoding uncharacterized protein encodes MPPKRVSKSRTGYFGVREKPSGNFGAEFLRDGYRYWLDTFKYLEVAAPLSRFVREHPEYFQAKQDFHWKRDAEQKKNKAVKKEDKAGPSTVIPIESDSSGWDDSEEEFETLDDSDDSIKEEFWERLENDITVLCFM; translated from the exons atgCCGCCGAAGAGGGTCTCGAAGAGCAGGACCGGCTACTTCGGGGTGCGGGAGAAGCCGTCTGGGAACTTCGGTGCCGAGTTCCTGCGTGACGGCTATCGCTACTGGCTCGACACCTTCAAGTACCTAGAGGTGGCTGCAC CGCTGTCGAGGTTTGTGCGGGAGCATCCGGAGTACTTCCAGGCCAAGCAGGATTTCCATTGGAAGCGTGACGCCGAGCAGAAGAAGAATAAGGCGGTGAAGAAGGAGGACAAGGCCGGCCCCTCGACAGTGATCCCCATCGAGTCTGACTCGTCAGGCTGGGATGACTCTGAGGAGGAGTTCGAGACGCTCGATGACTCCGACGACTCCATCAAAGAGGAGTTCTGGGAGCGGCTAGAAAACGATATTACTGTTTTATGTTTTATGTAG
- the LOC109760733 gene encoding FBD-associated F-box protein At5g60610, with the protein MDTRVPPVPMDPAAAAKSRRDRHDPEEMEGLFSRMLSRTRNVLPDPPVSVDGRLFALLPHDSVDSISRLPDVLLGNIVSRLPVKEAARTAVLSRRWRGVWRSTPLVLVDSHILPEDAGTAVARADARRITSAVSRILAAHPGPFRCVHLTSCYMEEFNGLLRRWLQILADKGIEELILVNRPMPLGCLLHSTFFLPSTFLGMTTLTCLYLGLWKFPDTASVKRATFFPNLRELGLCTVLMESKDLDFILDRSPVLETLCVESNIFKLGLRLVSQSIRCVKIILSFFEEIAVVDTPCLERLILSGGWTKDGVCTKVKIGHAPKLHSLGYLDSENHVLEFGNTVIKAGTKVSPSTMVPSVRILALDVRCGVRSYAKMIPTVLRCFPNVETLHIMSGETGQPSGKHNLEFWNESGTIKCICSCIKLLVFHDFRGDRSELAFLKFFFKSVLVLEEALIVMANGSFTSMEDMLSKVKPLGSMKRASSDSTITINPQGGSIWNFKKASDFSLCDPFAND; encoded by the exons ATGGACACCCGGGTGCCGCCCGTTCCCATGGATCCCGCGGCCGCGGCGAAGTCCCGGCGCGACCGCCATGACCCGGAAGAGATGGAGGGCCTCTTCTCCCGCATGCTCTCCCGGACCCGCAACGTCCTCCCAGACCCGCCCGTCTCCGTCGACGGCCGCCTCTTCGCTCTCCTCCCCCACGACTCCGTCGACAGCATCAGCCGCCTCCCCGACGTGCTCCTCGGCAACATCGTCTCCCGCCTCCCAGTCAAGGAGGCCGCGCGCACCGCCGTGCTCTCCCGGCGCTGGCGCGGGGTCTGGCGCTCCACCCCGCTCGTCCTCGTCGACTCTCACATCCTCCCGGAAGACGCAGGCACCGCGGTCGCGCGCGCCGACGCGCGGCGCATCACCTCCGCCGTCTCCCGCATCCTCGCCGCGCACCCGGGTCCCTTCCGCTGCGTCCACCTCACCAGCTGCTACATGGAAGAGTTCAATGGCCTGCTCAGGCGCTGGCTCCAGATCCTCGCCGACAAGGGCATCGAGGAACTCATCCTCGTCAACCGCCCAATGCCGCTCGGCTGCCTTCTCCACTCCACGTTCTTTCTCCCCTCCACGTTCTTAGGCATGACCACCCTCACCTGCCTCTACCTCGGCCTCTGGAAATTCCCCGACACGGCCAGCGTCAAGCGCGCCACCTTTTTCCCTAACCTCCGTGAGCTCGGGCTCTGCACCGTCCTCATGGAGAGCAAGGATTTGGACTTCATCCTCGACAGGAGCCCCGTGCTTGAGACGCTCTGTGTGGAAAGCAATATTTTCAAGCTTGGCCTTCGCCTTGTCAGCCAAAGCATCCGGTGCGTGAAGATCATCCTGTCCTTCTTTGAGGAAATCGCTGTGGTGGACACCCCATGCCTGGAGCGACTCATCCTTTCAGGTGGTTGGACCAAAGACGGGGTCTGCACCAAGGTGAAGATCGGCCATGCCCCCAAGTTGCACTCTTTGGGATATTTGGATTCAGAAAATCATGTCCTAGAGTTCGGCAACACTGTCATCAAG GCTGGGACAAAGGTGAGCCCAAGCACCATGGTGCCAAGTGTGAGGATCCTGGCTTTGGATGTGCGTTGTGGAGTCCGCAGTTATGCCAAGATGATCCCGACTGTCCTCAGATGCTTTCCAAATGTTGAGACGCTCCACATCATG TCTGGAGAAACTGGTCAACCCTCTGGCAAGCACAACCTTGAGTTCTGGAATGAGTCTGGTACCATAAAATGCATCTGCTCGTGCATCAAGCTGCTGGTTTTCCATGATTTCCGAGGGGATCGAAGTGAGCTTGCTTTCCTCAAGTTTTTCTTTAAGAGTGTGTTGGTGCTGGAGGAGGCGTTGATAGTGATGGCAAATGGAAGTTTCACTTCGATGGAGGATATGCTTTCCAAAGTGAAGCCTCTGGGATCCATGAAACGGGCCAGTTCAGACTCCACAATCACGATTAATCCCCAAGGAGGTAGCATTTGGAACTTCAAGAAAGCATCCGACTTTTCTCTTTGCGACCCTTTCGCGAACGACTGA